One Acidobacteriota bacterium genomic window carries:
- the rodA gene encoding rod shape-determining protein RodA, with amino-acid sequence MNPQRPFASLDLPLIGTTVALIAVGVLSIASATFGSGQSGLWKMQLLWLMVALIAALVIVLVDYRVWAEVALAMHGVVIALLVAVLFFGREVGGNRSWLDFGPMRLQPSELAKWTTCLVLAVYLARRVRGGMGLRQLVEIGLLVGAPVGLISLQPDMGTALTFIPILMVGLLIGGIRWRVMFGLAIVAMLMTPIAWTQLRPYQKERILTVFDAERDPHRIGYQVRQSKIAIGSGQIVGSGPFNGTQSQLNFLPAQHTDFVLSVFAEEWGFVGASAVLGLFYYLFYRCILAARSAQDRLGTYVCLLVVAWITGQMVINIGMVLGRLPTIGVPLPLVSYGGSALIAALSGIALVVNVRSRRFVN; translated from the coding sequence ATGAACCCGCAACGACCGTTCGCTAGTCTCGATCTCCCGTTGATCGGAACCACCGTGGCCCTGATCGCGGTCGGGGTGCTGTCGATTGCGTCGGCGACCTTCGGGAGTGGCCAGTCGGGGCTCTGGAAGATGCAGCTCCTCTGGCTGATGGTCGCGCTCATCGCCGCGCTGGTGATCGTCCTCGTTGACTACCGGGTCTGGGCGGAGGTCGCGTTGGCGATGCATGGCGTGGTCATCGCGTTGCTGGTGGCCGTGTTGTTCTTCGGTCGGGAGGTCGGGGGCAACCGCTCGTGGCTCGACTTCGGGCCCATGCGTCTGCAGCCCTCGGAACTCGCGAAATGGACGACCTGTCTTGTGTTGGCGGTCTACCTCGCACGTCGCGTGCGTGGCGGCATGGGACTGCGCCAGTTGGTGGAGATCGGCTTGCTCGTCGGTGCGCCGGTCGGGTTGATTTCATTGCAGCCGGACATGGGTACCGCGTTGACGTTCATCCCGATCCTGATGGTCGGTCTGTTGATCGGCGGCATTCGTTGGAGGGTGATGTTCGGTCTCGCGATCGTTGCCATGCTCATGACACCTATCGCGTGGACCCAGTTGAGGCCGTACCAGAAGGAGCGGATCCTGACGGTCTTCGATGCCGAGAGAGATCCACATCGCATCGGCTATCAGGTTCGCCAATCGAAGATCGCCATCGGTTCGGGCCAGATCGTCGGCAGCGGACCTTTTAACGGAACACAAAGCCAGCTCAACTTTCTGCCGGCGCAGCACACCGACTTCGTCCTGTCGGTCTTCGCCGAGGAGTGGGGTTTCGTTGGCGCCAGCGCGGTCCTGGGTCTGTTCTATTACCTGTTCTACCGCTGCATCCTGGCGGCGCGGTCGGCGCAGGATCGATTGGGGACCTATGTCTGTCTCCTTGTCGTTGCGTGGATCACCGGGCAGATGGTGATCAACATCGGCATGGTTCTGGGGCGGCTTCCGACCATCGGCGTTCCTCTGCCGTTGGTCTCCTACGGTGGGTCGGCGCTGATCGCAGCGCTCTCGGGGATCGCGCTCGTGGTGAACGTCCGGTCCCGTCGTTTCGTTAACTGA
- the mrdA gene encoding penicillin-binding protein 2 has protein sequence MDYRERWELKDFLIGQRLERRILLIHVLLALVLVAFLFNFWYLQGVKGVEYARLAEGNTMRKIPLKPTRGWIYDRDGQVIAATRPSLDLLVRQEQVDDLPRMLDDLAPILTASPRDLADVLRGEPDFEPVVVGRDVGLLQLAWIESRRERFPAIEIRETARRFYPEAAIIAHTIGYVGQVNENQLRADKGRLKSGDIVGKSGVERAFDDDLRGDRGWHLVSVNAVGRQVGETRVGQEASHGNRMQLTIDLDLQRALVEGLGVETGAGVFLDPWTGEVLAIASTPHFDPNRFADGFDRASWEKLQTDPRRPLHDRSIASFYAPGSTFKVVMAAAGLETGIIGEDDRVYCNGSATYYKRRRLCWKRGGHGWVNIRKALAESCNVYFYELGQKLGIEKIHDFGDRFGLGRLTGVGLSGEEAGILGNSEWKRKHRGEQWYPGDTISVSIGQGLLAVTPMQMARMIGGVATNGKLPTPTLVLGSQKLEPIGLRPTTLRLLRAGLADAVSRGTATRATDGTFTVAGKTGTAQVYKHSAGIDADKLPKAERDHAWFVGYAPADKPRIAFAIVVENGGHGGTIAAPIARSVLEIFFSSERPDPASRAGVGRSPSPVHEPATTVR, from the coding sequence GTGGACTATCGAGAACGCTGGGAGCTGAAAGACTTTCTGATCGGGCAGCGGCTCGAACGTCGGATTCTGCTGATCCACGTGCTCCTGGCCCTCGTGCTCGTCGCCTTCCTGTTCAACTTCTGGTACCTGCAGGGCGTTAAAGGCGTCGAGTATGCGCGTCTGGCCGAGGGTAATACGATGCGGAAGATCCCGCTCAAGCCGACCCGCGGCTGGATCTACGATCGTGACGGACAGGTCATCGCGGCCACGCGTCCATCGCTTGATCTCCTCGTTCGCCAGGAGCAGGTCGACGACCTTCCGCGAATGCTGGACGATCTGGCACCCATCCTGACCGCGTCCCCACGGGATCTGGCGGATGTCCTCCGCGGTGAGCCGGACTTCGAGCCGGTGGTCGTCGGGCGGGATGTCGGCCTGCTTCAGCTGGCATGGATCGAGAGCCGGCGCGAGCGTTTTCCGGCCATCGAGATTCGCGAGACCGCCAGACGTTTCTATCCGGAGGCGGCGATCATCGCGCATACGATCGGTTACGTGGGTCAGGTCAACGAGAACCAGTTGAGGGCGGACAAGGGTCGGCTAAAGAGTGGCGACATCGTCGGTAAGTCCGGCGTCGAACGAGCGTTCGACGACGACCTGCGCGGTGACCGCGGCTGGCACCTCGTCTCCGTCAACGCCGTGGGGCGTCAGGTCGGCGAGACCCGTGTCGGCCAGGAGGCCAGTCACGGTAACCGCATGCAGTTGACCATCGATCTCGACCTCCAACGCGCGCTGGTCGAGGGCCTCGGCGTGGAGACCGGCGCCGGTGTCTTCCTGGACCCCTGGACCGGAGAGGTCCTGGCCATCGCGTCCACGCCACACTTCGATCCCAATCGGTTTGCGGACGGATTCGATCGGGCCAGCTGGGAGAAGCTCCAGACCGATCCGCGACGCCCCCTCCACGATCGGTCCATCGCAAGTTTCTACGCGCCGGGCTCGACGTTCAAGGTCGTGATGGCGGCTGCAGGGCTCGAGACAGGCATCATTGGCGAGGACGATCGAGTCTATTGCAACGGTAGCGCCACGTATTACAAGCGACGCCGACTCTGCTGGAAGCGTGGCGGGCATGGCTGGGTCAATATCCGCAAGGCGCTGGCGGAGTCGTGCAACGTCTACTTCTACGAGCTCGGGCAAAAGCTGGGCATAGAGAAGATCCACGATTTTGGCGATCGTTTCGGGCTTGGCCGCCTGACGGGAGTGGGCCTGTCCGGTGAAGAGGCCGGCATTCTCGGCAATTCGGAGTGGAAGCGAAAACATCGCGGAGAGCAGTGGTATCCGGGCGACACGATCTCGGTCTCGATCGGGCAGGGTTTGCTGGCGGTGACTCCGATGCAGATGGCCCGCATGATCGGCGGTGTCGCGACGAACGGGAAGTTGCCGACCCCGACGCTGGTTCTCGGATCGCAGAAACTCGAGCCGATCGGGCTCCGTCCCACAACGTTGCGGCTATTGCGCGCCGGTCTCGCCGACGCGGTGTCTCGTGGCACCGCTACCAGGGCGACCGACGGTACCTTTACGGTCGCAGGCAAGACCGGTACGGCCCAGGTCTATAAACACTCGGCCGGGATCGATGCGGATAAGCTTCCCAAGGCCGAGAGAGATCACGCCTGGTTCGTGGGGTACGCACCGGCGGACAAACCACGCATCGCGTTTGCAATCGTCGTTGAGAACGGGGGGCACGGCGGCACGATTGCGGCGCCCATCGCACGAAGCGTTCTCGAGATATTCTTTTCATCCGAACGGCCCGACCCGGCATCACGCGCCGGTGTTGGTCGCTCACCGAGTCCAGTCCATGAACCCGCAACGACCGTTCGCTAG
- the mreC gene encoding rod shape-determining protein MreC — MAGSAQDRRGATRLESWGMLVTSPVMALGGAVGGGVHGLMDSAWRTIWAREQNRLLERQVRSLRDNQRAVGELSDENRRLKELVAMREALAPSSVAASVVRVVDTSRERMLIVDAGSAQGVHSESAVIAWGGAVGRVESVSRRFAKVRLLSDPSSGVGAVVQGVRAHGIVVGVDDGRFLDLLYVPSYAEVNHGDLVVTSGHDGIFPRGFSIGVITSIERDPDALQRIQLLSAVDYRELEEVLILLDPMAGEQLSPAVLAEVAP; from the coding sequence ATGGCGGGTAGTGCCCAGGATCGTCGGGGGGCCACCCGCCTCGAGTCCTGGGGCATGCTGGTCACGTCTCCCGTCATGGCGCTCGGCGGGGCGGTGGGTGGCGGCGTTCATGGCCTGATGGATAGCGCGTGGCGCACGATCTGGGCTCGAGAGCAGAATCGTCTGCTCGAGCGACAGGTGCGCAGCCTCCGCGATAACCAACGCGCCGTCGGTGAGCTGAGCGACGAGAACCGGAGACTGAAGGAACTGGTTGCGATGCGCGAGGCACTGGCTCCGTCTTCGGTCGCGGCCAGCGTCGTTCGAGTTGTCGATACCAGCCGGGAGCGGATGCTGATCGTCGACGCGGGGAGTGCGCAGGGGGTCCACTCGGAGTCCGCCGTCATCGCATGGGGGGGTGCGGTAGGACGTGTTGAAAGCGTGTCGCGCCGATTTGCAAAGGTGCGCCTGCTCAGCGATCCCTCCAGTGGTGTCGGTGCCGTCGTGCAGGGAGTCCGAGCACACGGCATCGTCGTCGGCGTCGATGACGGTCGTTTCCTCGACCTCCTCTACGTGCCGAGCTATGCGGAGGTCAATCACGGTGACCTCGTGGTGACCTCCGGTCACGACGGGATCTTTCCGCGAGGATTCAGCATCGGCGTCATTACGTCAATCGAGCGCGACCCCGACGCCCTCCAGCGGATCCAACTGCTCTCGGCCGTCGATTATCGTGAGCTAGAAGAGGTGTTGATCCTTCTGGATCCGATGGCGGGCGAGCAACTGTCACCTGCAGTGCTGGCCGAGGTCGCGCCATGA
- a CDS encoding rod shape-determining protein: MGWSPRSLLSLFSNDLAIDLGTANSLVFCKGRGIVVSEPSIVAVNQKTGAVEAVGRDAKDMLGRTPGNIVAIRPMKDGVIADFEHTEKMLDNFIKKAHNRSIGVRPRIVIGVPSEITQVEKRAVRDSAMKAKATEVYLVEQAMMAAIGSGLPITEPTGNMVVDIGGGTTDVAVISMSGIVYSRSVRVAGNELDDAVTQYVKRKYNLLIGERTAEMIKIEIGSAFPLDEELTMEIKGRDLVEGVPKTITISDEELREALAEPVATIIEAVRVALEQTPPELSADIVDRGIVLTGGGALLKNLDKRLREETGLPVSIADDPLTSVVMGTGRVLSDFNLLRKVSLD; encoded by the coding sequence ATGGGTTGGTCCCCCCGTTCGCTGCTATCACTCTTCTCCAATGACCTCGCCATCGACCTTGGCACGGCCAACTCGCTCGTGTTTTGCAAGGGGCGGGGGATTGTGGTTAGCGAGCCGTCGATCGTTGCGGTCAACCAGAAGACCGGTGCTGTCGAGGCCGTGGGTCGCGACGCGAAGGACATGCTGGGGCGCACCCCGGGGAACATCGTCGCCATCCGGCCGATGAAGGACGGCGTGATCGCAGACTTCGAGCACACCGAGAAGATGCTCGATAACTTCATCAAGAAGGCCCACAACCGCTCCATCGGCGTTCGACCACGGATCGTGATCGGCGTACCCAGCGAGATCACCCAGGTCGAGAAGCGTGCCGTACGGGACTCCGCGATGAAGGCCAAGGCCACCGAGGTCTATCTCGTAGAGCAGGCCATGATGGCGGCGATCGGGTCCGGCCTGCCCATCACCGAGCCAACGGGAAACATGGTCGTGGATATCGGAGGCGGAACGACCGACGTCGCCGTCATCTCCATGTCCGGGATCGTCTACTCGCGTTCCGTTCGTGTTGCGGGTAACGAACTCGACGACGCGGTAACTCAGTACGTCAAACGAAAATACAACCTCCTGATCGGTGAGCGAACGGCGGAGATGATCAAGATCGAGATCGGCTCGGCCTTTCCGCTCGACGAAGAGCTGACGATGGAGATCAAGGGACGGGACCTGGTCGAAGGTGTACCGAAGACGATCACGATCTCCGATGAAGAACTTCGCGAGGCGTTGGCCGAGCCCGTTGCCACGATCATCGAAGCGGTCCGTGTCGCACTCGAGCAGACACCGCCCGAGTTGTCCGCGGACATCGTCGATCGTGGGATCGTCCTTACCGGTGGGGGCGCACTCCTCAAGAACCTCGACAAACGACTTCGCGAAGAGACCGGGCTTCCCGTATCGATCGCCGACGATCCATTGACGTCGGTCGTCATGGGAACCGGTCGAGTTCTGAGCGACTTCAATCTCTTACGTAAGGTCTCGCTGGATTAG
- a CDS encoding FecR domain-containing protein — MARGGRSPLVLDWFNITYRSVAGVLVGVVLLVAAAGGGWYYVKIYQPRAAASGAIDTAQRKLAEASRVADEAAPSHELLENANVSLREAEERYRSFSYEDARVAAMQSEQFSLKILRLAQGSDSGSHLVHFFRLEGDVRVKRSGEFAWETADSKMELKIGDQIKTASSASAQLLYFDGTVTTIQSGSLMEIRELFEDPVTKVRRVREKLNRGELVASTQNRNVDGSYHEVATEQVAARTEDEGQFSVTYNDQSKKASFSVFDGRLEVRTEGRRESLVAGERIRSNGKNLTGKQMLPAVVRLSAPRDQRVFIFENPDQETVTLTWETVPGAKSYRLEIADKPLFANPQYNALREGTSAVLTAIPEGVYFWRVAAISGQDVTGPYSSHRRFRVSSEKIRDSSDTEPPILEITDFVQVGATIIVNGRTEPGATLWADNEKLDVDHSGTFYAVIRLRKEGNNDLRFVAQDTAGNETELIKSTYVEFF; from the coding sequence ATGGCTCGCGGTGGAAGATCCCCCCTCGTACTGGATTGGTTCAACATCACCTATCGCAGCGTGGCCGGTGTCCTGGTCGGCGTCGTGCTGCTGGTCGCGGCCGCCGGAGGCGGTTGGTACTACGTCAAGATCTACCAGCCTCGCGCAGCCGCCAGCGGCGCCATCGACACGGCGCAGCGGAAGCTGGCCGAGGCGTCTCGCGTGGCGGACGAGGCCGCTCCGAGTCACGAGCTTCTCGAGAACGCCAATGTGAGTCTTCGCGAGGCCGAAGAGCGGTACCGGTCGTTCAGTTATGAAGATGCCCGCGTCGCTGCGATGCAATCGGAGCAGTTTTCACTGAAGATTCTTCGCCTGGCCCAGGGCTCCGACTCGGGCTCGCATCTGGTTCACTTCTTTCGGCTTGAAGGCGACGTTCGGGTCAAGAGGAGCGGCGAATTCGCCTGGGAAACCGCGGACTCAAAGATGGAGCTGAAGATCGGGGATCAGATCAAGACCGCGTCGTCCGCTTCGGCGCAGTTGCTCTATTTCGACGGGACGGTCACGACAATTCAGTCGGGATCGTTGATGGAGATTCGTGAATTGTTCGAGGACCCGGTGACGAAGGTTCGCCGCGTCCGTGAGAAATTGAATCGCGGTGAATTGGTGGCCTCGACCCAGAACCGCAACGTGGACGGTTCGTACCATGAGGTCGCCACCGAGCAGGTCGCGGCACGAACCGAAGACGAAGGGCAGTTTTCCGTCACCTACAACGACCAGTCCAAGAAGGCTTCGTTCTCGGTGTTCGACGGTCGACTCGAGGTTCGCACGGAGGGCCGTCGGGAGAGCCTTGTCGCCGGCGAGCGGATCCGCTCGAACGGAAAGAACCTGACGGGCAAGCAGATGTTGCCGGCGGTCGTACGTCTCAGTGCGCCGCGGGATCAGCGAGTCTTCATCTTTGAGAATCCGGATCAGGAGACGGTGACGCTGACGTGGGAGACCGTTCCCGGTGCCAAAAGCTACCGGCTCGAGATCGCCGACAAGCCGCTATTCGCCAATCCCCAGTACAACGCCCTACGGGAGGGGACCAGCGCGGTTCTGACGGCCATCCCCGAGGGTGTCTACTTCTGGCGGGTCGCAGCCATCTCGGGTCAGGATGTGACGGGACCCTACAGCTCCCATCGTCGCTTCCGGGTCTCGTCGGAGAAAATTCGCGATTCCAGCGATACCGAGCCGCCGATCCTCGAGATCACGGATTTTGTCCAGGTGGGAGCGACGATCATCGTGAACGGCAGGACGGAGCCCGGCGCGACACTCTGGGCCGATAACGAGAAGCTCGATGTCGACCATTCCGGCACGTTCTATGCGGTGATCCGGCTTCGCAAGGAGGGGAACAACGATCTCCGATTTGTGGCACAAGACACCGCAGGCAATGAGACGGAGCTCATCAAGTCCACCTACGTCGAGTTCTTCTAG
- a CDS encoding peptidylprolyl isomerase, translated as MRRSILLTFWRSLMLNVMRDNLRHLKFVLYVVAAAMILSLGLFFDINPTSSTRWAAKIDGKEISIQEYEQAARRIDRRFGQMFGENYDQFRGQIQIGTRAVNELVNRELLIADAARLGLEVSPQELADAIRSEPNLQDASGVFVGREEYERRINGQIPGGTTSFEALLAEDMLVAKWLDVVSTSIAIDEIDMENLHRRRTEKTKVNYVLVSSDNLDVDTDVSDEEARAWYDAHLDDYQRDESRRIEYVVVTRESILDQVQISEADARASYQENLAEFSHPDRRRARHILLRTAESENDEDIALVEQTANGILQQLQDGANFDEMARATSQDPVSAAQGGDLGFFGRGDMVPEFDEAAFNTPVGQLSEVIQTQFGFHILEVLEEQAAGPTPFEEVRAAIELRLQSSRAQELVAQEAERIASNARTLEELRALAERESIDLVSQFIEKNTPLSGIAGAAGFRDSLFTLDVGSVSAPAAVGDGMGILAIVESMPPQVAPFEESREKVTTDIVTLRFREAATTIAQGAMDSGKSLADLADQISSDVRDSGDLAPGQPFPDAPLLAASEIEFVLFGDAIYIGDRGVFETPGGAVAYEVTGREPWDEFAFDDAKISLQDEIRSQRQQVIQQTMLDSLRESSTIELNEAEIKRLDG; from the coding sequence ATGCGCCGTTCGATCCTACTCACGTTCTGGAGAAGCCTCATGCTTAACGTGATGCGCGACAACTTGCGGCATCTAAAGTTCGTCCTGTACGTCGTTGCCGCCGCGATGATTCTCAGTCTCGGCCTGTTTTTCGATATCAACCCCACGTCGTCGACACGCTGGGCCGCCAAGATCGACGGCAAGGAGATCTCGATTCAGGAGTACGAGCAAGCGGCTCGACGCATCGATCGTCGATTCGGCCAGATGTTCGGCGAGAACTACGATCAGTTCCGTGGCCAAATCCAGATCGGCACCCGGGCGGTGAACGAACTGGTCAATCGCGAGTTACTGATCGCCGATGCCGCTCGGTTGGGACTCGAGGTTTCGCCCCAGGAGTTGGCCGACGCGATTCGCAGCGAACCCAATCTTCAAGACGCCTCCGGCGTATTCGTCGGCCGCGAGGAATACGAGCGAAGGATCAATGGCCAGATTCCGGGCGGGACCACCAGCTTCGAGGCGTTGCTGGCCGAGGACATGCTGGTTGCCAAGTGGCTGGACGTCGTCTCTACCTCCATCGCCATCGATGAGATCGACATGGAGAACCTCCACCGTCGACGTACGGAAAAGACGAAGGTGAACTACGTCCTCGTCTCCAGCGACAATCTCGACGTCGACACCGACGTCAGCGATGAAGAGGCCCGTGCCTGGTATGACGCCCATCTGGACGACTACCAGCGCGACGAGTCTCGCCGCATCGAGTACGTCGTCGTCACCCGCGAGTCGATCCTGGATCAGGTCCAGATCAGCGAAGCGGATGCCCGCGCCAGCTACCAGGAGAATCTCGCGGAGTTCAGTCACCCGGACCGACGACGGGCCCGCCATATCCTCCTGCGTACCGCCGAATCCGAGAACGACGAAGACATCGCCCTCGTCGAACAGACCGCCAATGGGATCTTGCAGCAACTGCAGGACGGGGCCAATTTCGACGAGATGGCCCGGGCGACCTCTCAGGATCCGGTCAGCGCGGCACAGGGTGGCGACCTTGGCTTCTTCGGTCGCGGCGACATGGTCCCGGAATTCGACGAGGCAGCCTTCAACACGCCCGTCGGCCAGCTGTCTGAGGTCATTCAGACCCAGTTCGGATTCCACATCCTGGAAGTTTTGGAAGAACAAGCCGCCGGACCGACCCCGTTCGAGGAGGTCCGCGCCGCCATCGAACTCCGACTGCAGTCTTCCCGGGCGCAGGAGCTCGTCGCTCAGGAAGCCGAGCGAATCGCCTCAAACGCAAGGACCCTGGAGGAGTTGCGTGCGCTGGCAGAACGGGAATCGATCGACCTGGTCTCCCAGTTTATCGAGAAGAACACGCCCCTCAGTGGCATCGCCGGCGCGGCCGGATTCCGTGACAGCCTCTTCACCCTGGACGTCGGTAGCGTCAGTGCTCCCGCCGCGGTGGGCGACGGCATGGGTATCCTCGCCATCGTAGAGTCGATGCCCCCGCAGGTTGCACCCTTCGAGGAGAGTCGCGAGAAGGTCACGACGGACATCGTGACGTTGCGTTTCCGCGAGGCGGCGACGACGATCGCGCAGGGCGCGATGGATTCCGGCAAGTCGCTGGCCGACCTTGCCGATCAGATCTCCTCCGACGTCCGCGATTCCGGCGATCTTGCCCCGGGACAGCCGTTCCCCGACGCGCCCCTTCTGGCGGCCTCCGAGATCGAGTTCGTCCTCTTCGGAGACGCGATCTACATCGGAGATCGTGGCGTCTTCGAGACTCCGGGCGGCGCGGTGGCCTACGAGGTCACCGGCCGAGAACCGTGGGACGAGTTCGCCTTCGACGATGCGAAGATCTCACTGCAGGACGAGATTCGGTCGCAGCGCCAACAGGTAATCCAACAGACGATGCTGGATAGCCTGCGAGAGAGCAGCACGATCGAGTTGAACGAGGCCGAGATCAAGCGGCTGGACGGCTAG
- a CDS encoding response regulator, producing the protein MSTKRILVVDAEAAIIELLRDVLTGQGYEVDSATIAEEALDLVHDTIYDAAIVDFNLPDMNGVTLHRQIRQMDEELGDKTLFTSGMMQSEKNIGYYSAHGMGFLTKPFEVQDVLDALDRMWTGKY; encoded by the coding sequence ATGTCGACCAAGCGAATTCTCGTCGTGGACGCCGAAGCGGCAATCATCGAGTTGTTGCGAGACGTGCTGACGGGGCAGGGCTACGAGGTGGACTCGGCGACGATTGCCGAAGAAGCTCTGGACCTTGTCCACGACACGATCTACGACGCGGCGATCGTCGACTTCAACCTACCGGACATGAACGGGGTCACGCTGCATCGGCAGATCCGACAGATGGACGAGGAGCTTGGAGACAAGACACTCTTCACGTCCGGGATGATGCAGAGCGAGAAGAACATTGGTTACTACTCCGCGCACGGAATGGGATTCCTGACGAAACCCTTCGAGGTCCAGGATGTGTTGGACGCGCTCGACCGTATGTGGACCGGAAAATACTGA
- a CDS encoding deoxyguanosinetriphosphate triphosphohydrolase, translating to MSTVSVDPHGLAPHAQRGSATRGRRFPETEHQYRSPYQRDRDRIIHCAAFRRLEYKTQVFVNHEGDHFRTRLTHSIEVSQIGRTVGRALGLNEDLIESLALCHDLGHTPFGHLGEEVLNRKLEEVGGFSHNRQTLRIVENLERRYPGFDGLNLTWEVREGIAKHSGAIDILKEPEAAEYDPERQPPLEAQLIDLVDETAYNHHDVDDGLAAGILDVERLASAVPLFGDAWEQARSRFPGTSQRRCRSEALRRMIDTMVSDLIAETGRRIEAAGVESVDDVRKHPHLLAGMSRSVAEQNKALKGYLHEHLYRHYRIERMMDKARRLLRALFERYSDNPRLMPTEYQNLDGSDLLPIRIADYIAGMTDRYANEEYKRLYDPTVRV from the coding sequence TTGTCGACAGTATCCGTCGATCCGCATGGGTTGGCGCCCCACGCACAGCGGGGCTCGGCGACTCGCGGTCGTCGTTTCCCGGAGACGGAGCACCAGTACCGAAGCCCCTACCAGCGCGATCGCGATCGCATCATCCACTGTGCCGCGTTTCGTCGTCTCGAGTACAAGACCCAGGTGTTCGTCAATCACGAAGGCGACCACTTTCGAACGCGCCTGACCCATAGCATCGAGGTCAGCCAGATCGGCCGGACCGTCGGTCGCGCGTTGGGCCTCAACGAGGATCTGATCGAGTCGTTGGCGCTCTGTCACGATCTTGGTCACACACCCTTCGGGCATCTCGGCGAAGAAGTCCTCAATCGAAAGCTCGAAGAGGTCGGTGGCTTCAGTCACAACCGGCAAACGCTTCGCATCGTCGAAAATCTGGAGCGTCGCTACCCCGGTTTCGATGGTCTCAACCTGACCTGGGAGGTCCGGGAGGGGATCGCGAAACACTCCGGGGCTATCGATATTCTCAAGGAACCCGAGGCCGCAGAGTACGATCCCGAACGTCAGCCGCCGCTGGAGGCGCAGCTTATCGATCTTGTCGATGAGACCGCCTACAACCATCACGACGTCGACGACGGGTTGGCCGCCGGCATCCTGGATGTGGAGCGATTGGCGTCGGCGGTCCCACTGTTCGGTGACGCGTGGGAGCAAGCTCGGAGCCGGTTCCCCGGTACGAGCCAGAGACGATGTCGCTCGGAGGCCCTCCGCCGAATGATCGATACGATGGTCTCGGATCTGATCGCCGAGACAGGCCGTCGCATCGAGGCCGCAGGTGTCGAGTCGGTTGACGACGTGCGTAAGCACCCGCACCTTCTTGCCGGCATGTCACGGTCCGTGGCGGAGCAGAACAAGGCGTTGAAGGGCTACCTCCACGAGCATCTCTACCGTCACTATCGAATCGAACGGATGATGGACAAGGCCCGGCGGTTACTGCGGGCGCTCTTCGAACGTTACAGCGACAATCCGCGGCTGATGCCGACCGAGTACCAGAATCTCGATGGCAGCGATCTCTTGCCGATCAGGATTGCGGACTACATTGCGGGCATGACCGACCGTTATGCCAACGAAGAGTACAAGCGTCTGTATGACCCGACGGTTCGGGTCTAG
- the erpA gene encoding iron-sulfur cluster insertion protein ErpA: MLQMTDGAVEKVKALLDAEDKNGYGLRVAVQGGGCSGFQYGLTWEESQKENDQVLKFGGLNVFVDAMSMMYLEAVTIDYVDGLQGSGFKIENPDATGTCGCGSSFSV, translated from the coding sequence ATGCTGCAGATGACGGACGGTGCGGTCGAGAAGGTCAAGGCCTTGCTCGACGCAGAAGACAAGAATGGTTACGGACTTCGCGTTGCCGTGCAGGGCGGTGGGTGTTCCGGGTTTCAGTACGGTCTGACCTGGGAAGAGTCGCAGAAGGAAAACGATCAGGTTCTGAAGTTCGGAGGTCTCAACGTCTTCGTCGACGCGATGTCGATGATGTACCTCGAAGCCGTGACGATTGACTACGTCGACGGACTTCAGGGTTCGGGCTTCAAGATCGAGAACCCGGACGCGACCGGTACCTGCGGTTGCGGTTCCAGCTTCTCGGTCTGA
- a CDS encoding Fe(2+)-trafficking protein encodes MAEIVCSRCGSTGEGMPNAPLPGERGEQVLAQTCVPCWREWLGTQVKIINECSLSPANPEHFARLLGDMATFLNLKAE; translated from the coding sequence ATGGCTGAGATCGTTTGTAGTCGATGTGGCTCGACCGGTGAGGGGATGCCAAACGCCCCGCTGCCCGGAGAACGGGGCGAACAGGTGTTGGCACAGACCTGTGTTCCGTGTTGGCGCGAGTGGCTCGGCACCCAGGTGAAGATCATCAACGAATGCTCGCTTTCACCGGCAAATCCAGAGCACTTCGCCCGTTTACTGGGCGACATGGCGACATTTCTGAATCTGAAAGCGGAGTAG
- a CDS encoding STAS domain-containing protein — MNITRTEDRGIAVFAVAEKIEIDLNNCDAFKNAFSEQIAENDKIAVLDAANIQFFDSAGMGALLAIHKQFKAREGTLHLATLSRSVQEIFGMVGFDVVFPVHPDVSAAVESALD; from the coding sequence ATGAATATCACCAGAACCGAGGATCGAGGGATCGCGGTATTCGCCGTCGCCGAGAAGATCGAGATCGATCTCAACAACTGCGATGCGTTCAAGAATGCCTTTTCCGAGCAGATTGCCGAGAACGACAAGATCGCCGTGCTTGACGCGGCGAACATCCAGTTCTTCGATTCTGCCGGCATGGGCGCCCTGCTGGCGATCCACAAACAGTTCAAGGCCCGCGAGGGCACGCTCCATCTAGCCACGCTCTCGCGATCGGTGCAGGAGATCTTCGGGATGGTGGGGTTCGATGTTGTCTTTCCGGTTCATCCGGATGTCTCGGCGGCTGTCGAATCCGCGCTCGACTAG